The Punica granatum isolate Tunisia-2019 chromosome 4, ASM765513v2, whole genome shotgun sequence genome has a window encoding:
- the LOC116203853 gene encoding TMV resistance protein N-like isoform X1, whose protein sequence is MELPKFRDLFDSLVNVRAKLLTSLATLAKKEAILNVQKSESFPSLSVADDHHQKVFQRNSSFIRRAKEESCISEAAEHGCDASSFSSIALPVVEFEVFLSFRGPDTRKGFADCLYCGLSKAGIRVFRDTEGLHIGENLRELLVAINSSKICIPILSKGYASSRWCLQELAQMVECSKLTRVEIFPIFYDVKPSEVQLEKGPYVEALKNHKEQFDPKIVQQWEDALRAVGRIKGWELQKATDGHEGKLIELVVRKVLVSLKVHRLNVTDQLVAIDDHVTKILRMLNVDSRDVRIGGIHGMGGIGKTTLAKVVYNQLSRHFEYCSFLADVRETSEHKGLEYLQNQLISQILKDKAPDIANIDDGIKVIKERLYGKEVLILLDDVDKKMQLNALVGNGSWFGSGSKIIITTRNKDILNVPEVDWTHELNGMDFEPSLQLFSRHAFRRDYPPDDYLKYSEKVVEISGGLPLALENIGSFLSGKSKEVWDSTLKKLEKLPHEEVEKKLRISYDALDDLQKHIFLDIACLFIGYDRRIVVHMWDDSQFFPEEGIEVLLLMSLIKIVEDNKLWMHDQMRDLGRKIVYQENNFEPRKRSRLWNHRESLSMLDGKKGSELVQALCLKFDSRNQYHLTNEEFVSLSNLRFLQINGVHLSGNFENLLSELRWLCWHYSPPRFHPTNFHPRNLIVLDLSWSKITEDWEGWHHVKMANNLKVMNLTGCVSLFRIPDFSGFMALERLILKGCEGLVEINASPDDLRHLNSLDIQDCCRIRKLPDNLCFMESLRELLVDGTSIQEISIPPGCLKKLETLSARNCKSLVQVSSSIGYLESLSHLALDNSRITCLPDSTGELIKLERLSLRGCRSISKLPFSIGQLGSLVFLDLSGTGFTELPISIENMKNLKVLSLEGSCIKQLPPVIGMLEKLEEIHARSCSDLEGEIPCEIGKLLLLRILSLSDTRIHGLPETISRLSHLQSLDMDLCNELRVLPELPTSLLCLQVSSHSMEEIPDLVDLNDLKYLYLSDNSHQRESFQGDSSKLVHAPSPQWLGMLTKLETLQLSLSRITTLPSELACLSRLKKLVLHCVDLQCVLQLPPNLSTLSIGHCKSMSVLSDLSNQKNLLELELIHSPISEIQGLRCLASLQVLDVMDCGLQTLHGLGKLGSLRRLILDGCDNLEQLPNLSGLKKLKELKLRECENLFQVEGLGGLESLEVLQISGCRSLEWFDDPAHLKLLKFLEVKDCNTLHKTLSSSLGRLPNLSELKRLKVSELELHEKIKPSGAEARKLPELPSLKTLKSLYAEGSD, encoded by the exons ATGGAACTGCCGAAGTTCAGAGACTTGTTTGATAGCCTCGTCAATGTCCGTGCCAAGTTACTTACATCACTCGCCACACTTGCCAAGAAGGAGGCGATCCTGAATGTCCAGAAGAGTGAAAGCTTTCCTTCGCTTTCAGTGGCTGATGATCATCATCAGAAAGTTTTCCAGAGAAACAGTTCGTTCATACGAAGAGCAAAAGAGGAAAGCTGCATCTCAGAAGCAGCAGAGCATGGCTGCGATGCCTCCTCCTTTAGCTCAATAGCTTTGCCGGTTGTCGAGTTTGAAGTGTTCCTGAGCTTTAGGGGTCCAGATACTCGAAAAGGTTTCGCCGACTGCCTCTACTGTGGCCTCTCCAAGGCAGGAATCCGCGTTTTCCGGGACACAGAGGGGCTTCATATTGGGGAAAACCTGAGAGAGCTTCTGGTAGCAATCAACAGCTCAAAGATCTGTATTCCGATCCTCTCCAAAGGTTATGCCTCCAGCAGATGGTGCCTCCAGGAATTAGCACAGATGGTGGAGTGCAGCAAATTGACCAGGGTAGAGATTTTTCCCATTTTCTATGACGTCAAGCCATCCGAAGTACAGCTTGAGAAAGGACCCTACGTGGAAGCTCTAAAGAACCACAAGGAGCAGTTTGATCCCAAGATTGTGCAGCAGTGGGAAGATGCTCTCAGGGCGGTTGGAAGGATTAAAGGATGGGAGTTGCAGAAGGCTACTGATGG TCATGAAGGAAAGCTGATAGAACTGGTAGTGCGAAAGGTCTTGGTGAGCTTGAAGGTGCATCGTTTGAACGTAACGGACCAGTTAGTCGCGATCGATGATCATGTCACGAAAATCCTGAGGATGTTGAATGTGGACTCTAGGGATGTGAGGATCGGGGGAATCCACGGGATGGGTGGAATTGGAAAGACCACACTTGCCAAGGTTGTCTACAACCAGCTTTCAAGGCATTTCGAGTACTGCAGCTTCCTAGCAGATGTCCGGGAAACGTCAGAGCACAAGGGTCTTGAATACCTGCAGAATCAGCTTATTTCTCAAATCTTGAAAGATAAGGCTCCAGACATTGCTAACATCGATGATGGGATCAAAGTAATCAAAGAGAGGTTATATGGCAAGGAggttcttattcttctagatGATGTCGATAAAAAGATGCAATTAAATGCACTAGTTGGAAATGGTAGTTGGTTCGGTTCTGGGAGCAAGATCATTATCACAACTAGAAATAAAGATATTCTAAATGTGCCCGAGGTGGATTGGACTCACGAACTTAACGGGATGGATTTTGAACCGTCTCTTCAGCTTTTCAGTAGGCATGCCTTCAGAAGAGATTATCCTCCCGATGACTATTTAAAGTATTCTGAAAAGGTCGTAGAGATATCTGGAGGTCTACCTTTAGCACTTGAGAATATAGGTTCATTTTTATCTGGGAAAAGCAAAGAGGTATGGGACAGCACTTTGAAGAAGTTGGAAAAATTGCCTCATGAGGAAGTCGAGAAGAAGTTGAGGATAAGCTATGACGCTTTAGATGACTTGCAAAAGCACATATTTCTTGACATAGCATGTCTATTCATTGGATATGACCGAAGAATCGTGGTTCACATGTGGGATGATTCTCAGTTCTTTCCCGAAGAAGGAATAGAAGTGCTGCTGCTCATGTCTCTGATAAAGATTGTGGAGGACAATAAGCTGTGGATGCATGACCAGATGAGGGATCTTGGACGGAAAATTGTTTATCAGGAAAACAACTTTGAACCGAGAAAGCGCAGTAGGTTGTGGAATCATCGCGAGTCTCTTTCCATGCTAGACGGAAAGAAG GGATCGGAATTGGTTCAAGCCCTCTGTCTGAAGTTTGACAGTAGGAATCAGTACCATTTAACAAATGAAGAATTCGTCAGTCTATCTAATTTAAGGTTCCTCCAAATAAATGGCGTCCACCTATCTGGGAACTTTGAAAATCTCCTCTCCGAGTTAAGGTGGCTTTGCTGGCATTATAGCCCTCCAAGGTTTCATCCGACTAATTTTCACCCAAGAAATCTCATTGTTCTTGATCTTTCATGGAGCAAAATTACTGAAGATTGGGAGGGTTGGCACCATGTCAAG ATGGCGAACAATTTGAAAGTTATGAACCTCACTGGTTGCGTCAGCTTGTTCAGGATTCCTGACTTTTCGGGCTTTATGGCTCTGGAAAGATTGATCCTTAAAGGCTGCGAAGGTCTAGTTGAAATTAATGCTTCACCAGATGATCTAAGACATCTGAATTCGCTAGATATTCAGGATTGCTGTCGCATCCGGAAATTGCCTGATAACCTGTGTTTTATGGAATCCCTAAGGGAACTTCTTGTTGACGGAACCTCCATACAAGAAATTTCCATCCCACCCGGATGTTTAAAGAAGCTTGAAACTCTCAGTGCACGCAACTGTAAATCACTGGTTCAAGTGAGCAGCTCGATTGGCTATTTAGAGTCTCTCTCGCACCTTGCATTGGATAATTCAAGGATCACATGTCTTCCTGACTCAACTGGAGAGCTCATCAAACTCGAGCGGTTATCTTTAAGGGGTTGCAGATCAATAAGCAAGCTTCCCTTCTCTATCGGGCAGCTCGGATCCTTGGTGTTTCTGGACCTCTCAGGCACCGGATTCACAGAACTGCCCATCTcaattgaaaatatgaaaaatttgaaagtCCTGTCACTGGAGGGAAGTTGCATAAAGCAGCTACCACCCGTTATCGGCATGCTGGAGAAACTAGAAGAAATACATGCCAGAAGTTGTAGTGACTTGGAGGGGGAAATTCCCTGTGAAATTGGTAAACTGTTACTCCTGAGGATTTTGAGTTTATCAGATACCCGAATTCATGGCCTTCCGGAAACCATTTCTCGACTCTCTCATCTCCAGTCCCTCGACATGGACCTTTGCAATGAGCTTCGAGTATTACCAGAGTTGCCAACGAGTTTGCTTTGTCTACAGGTGAGTTCTCACTCGATGGAGGAGATCCCAGATCTTGTGGACCTGAATGATCTGAAGTACTTGTATTTATCAGATAATTCCCATCAACGGGAATCATTCCAGGGCGACTCATCTAAGCTGGTGCATGCTCCGAGCCCCCAGTGGCTTGGGATGTTAACAAAGCTGGAAACATTgcagctctctctctcaagaatcACCACCCTACCGAGCGAATTGGCCTGTCTGTCTCGGCTCAAGAAGCTCGTCCTACACTGCGTGGACCTGCAATGCGTTCTGCAGCTTCCCCCAAATTTGTCGACTCTAAGTATTGGGCACTGCAAGTCCATGAGCGTGCTGTCGGATCTCTCTAACCAGAAGAACCTCTTGGAATTGGAGCTCATCCACTCGCCAATATCAGAAATTCAGGGCCTCAGGTGTTTGGCATCATTGCAAGTTCTCGATGTAATGGACTGTGGATTGCAAACGCTCCATGGGCTAGGAAAGTTAGGATCCCTGAGACGATTGATCTTGGATGGATGCGACAACCTTGAGCAACTTCCAAATCTCTCGGGCTTGAAGAAGCTGAAAGAACTTAAGCTGCGGGAATGTGAGAACCTGTTCCAAGTGGAAGGGCTCGGCGGGTTGGAATCACTAGAGGTGCTGCAGATTTCAGGGTGCAGATCGTTGGAATGGTTCGACGATCCAGCCCATCTGAAGCTGCTGAAATTCCTGGAAGTCAAGGATTGTAATACACTACATAAAACACTGAGCAGCTCGTTGGGAAGATTGCCGAACTTATCCGAACTGAAAAGGCTCAAAGTTTCAGAATTGGAACTCCACGAGAAGATCAAACCTTCCGGGGCCGAAGCTCGGAAGTTACCTGAGCTGCCAAGCCTCAAGACGCTGAAGTCCCTGTACGCCGAAGGTTCCGACTGA
- the LOC116203853 gene encoding TMV resistance protein N-like isoform X2: MELPKFRDLFDSLVNVRAKLLTSLATLAKKEAILNVQKSESFPSLSVADDHHQKVFQRNSSFIRRAKEESCISEAAEHGCDASSFSSIALPVVEFEVFLSFRGPDTRKGFADCLYCGLSKAGIRVFRDTEGLHIGENLRELLVAINSSKICIPILSKGYASSRWCLQELAQMVECSKLTRVEIFPIFYDVKPSEVQLEKGPYVEALKNHKEQFDPKIVQQWEDALRAVGRIKGWELQKATDGHEGKLIELVVRKVLVSLKVHRLNVTDQLVAIDDHVTKILRMLNVDSRDVRIGGIHGMGGIGKTTLAKVVYNQLSRHFEYCSFLADVRETSEHKGLEYLQNQLISQILKDKAPDIANIDDGIKVIKERLYGKEVLILLDDVDKKMQLNALVGNGSWFGSGSKIIITTRNKDILNVPEVDWTHELNGMDFEPSLQLFSRHAFRRDYPPDDYLKYSEKVVEISGGLPLALENIGSFLSGKSKEVWDSTLKKLEKLPHEEVEKKLRISYDALDDLQKHIFLDIACLFIGYDRRIVVHMWDDSQFFPEEGIEVLLLMSLIKIVEDNKLWMHDQMRDLGRKIVYQENNFEPRKRSRLWNHRESLSMLDGKKGSELVQALCLKFDSRNQYHLTNEEFVSLSNLRFLQINGVHLSGNFENLLSELRWLCWHYSPPRFHPTNFHPRNLIVLDLSWSKITEDWEGWHHVKMANNLKVMNLTGCVSLFRIPDFSGFMALERLILKGCEGLVEINASPDDLRHLNSLDIQDCCRIRKLPDNLCFMESLRELLVDGTSIQEISIPPGCLKKLETLSARNCKSLVQVSSSIGYLESLSHLALDNSRITCLPDSTGELIKLERLSLRGCRSISKLPFSIGQLGSLVFLDLSGTGFTELPISIENMKNLKVLSLEGSCIKQLPPVIGMLEKLEEIHARSCSDLEGEIPCEIGEFSLDGGDPRSCGPE, encoded by the exons ATGGAACTGCCGAAGTTCAGAGACTTGTTTGATAGCCTCGTCAATGTCCGTGCCAAGTTACTTACATCACTCGCCACACTTGCCAAGAAGGAGGCGATCCTGAATGTCCAGAAGAGTGAAAGCTTTCCTTCGCTTTCAGTGGCTGATGATCATCATCAGAAAGTTTTCCAGAGAAACAGTTCGTTCATACGAAGAGCAAAAGAGGAAAGCTGCATCTCAGAAGCAGCAGAGCATGGCTGCGATGCCTCCTCCTTTAGCTCAATAGCTTTGCCGGTTGTCGAGTTTGAAGTGTTCCTGAGCTTTAGGGGTCCAGATACTCGAAAAGGTTTCGCCGACTGCCTCTACTGTGGCCTCTCCAAGGCAGGAATCCGCGTTTTCCGGGACACAGAGGGGCTTCATATTGGGGAAAACCTGAGAGAGCTTCTGGTAGCAATCAACAGCTCAAAGATCTGTATTCCGATCCTCTCCAAAGGTTATGCCTCCAGCAGATGGTGCCTCCAGGAATTAGCACAGATGGTGGAGTGCAGCAAATTGACCAGGGTAGAGATTTTTCCCATTTTCTATGACGTCAAGCCATCCGAAGTACAGCTTGAGAAAGGACCCTACGTGGAAGCTCTAAAGAACCACAAGGAGCAGTTTGATCCCAAGATTGTGCAGCAGTGGGAAGATGCTCTCAGGGCGGTTGGAAGGATTAAAGGATGGGAGTTGCAGAAGGCTACTGATGG TCATGAAGGAAAGCTGATAGAACTGGTAGTGCGAAAGGTCTTGGTGAGCTTGAAGGTGCATCGTTTGAACGTAACGGACCAGTTAGTCGCGATCGATGATCATGTCACGAAAATCCTGAGGATGTTGAATGTGGACTCTAGGGATGTGAGGATCGGGGGAATCCACGGGATGGGTGGAATTGGAAAGACCACACTTGCCAAGGTTGTCTACAACCAGCTTTCAAGGCATTTCGAGTACTGCAGCTTCCTAGCAGATGTCCGGGAAACGTCAGAGCACAAGGGTCTTGAATACCTGCAGAATCAGCTTATTTCTCAAATCTTGAAAGATAAGGCTCCAGACATTGCTAACATCGATGATGGGATCAAAGTAATCAAAGAGAGGTTATATGGCAAGGAggttcttattcttctagatGATGTCGATAAAAAGATGCAATTAAATGCACTAGTTGGAAATGGTAGTTGGTTCGGTTCTGGGAGCAAGATCATTATCACAACTAGAAATAAAGATATTCTAAATGTGCCCGAGGTGGATTGGACTCACGAACTTAACGGGATGGATTTTGAACCGTCTCTTCAGCTTTTCAGTAGGCATGCCTTCAGAAGAGATTATCCTCCCGATGACTATTTAAAGTATTCTGAAAAGGTCGTAGAGATATCTGGAGGTCTACCTTTAGCACTTGAGAATATAGGTTCATTTTTATCTGGGAAAAGCAAAGAGGTATGGGACAGCACTTTGAAGAAGTTGGAAAAATTGCCTCATGAGGAAGTCGAGAAGAAGTTGAGGATAAGCTATGACGCTTTAGATGACTTGCAAAAGCACATATTTCTTGACATAGCATGTCTATTCATTGGATATGACCGAAGAATCGTGGTTCACATGTGGGATGATTCTCAGTTCTTTCCCGAAGAAGGAATAGAAGTGCTGCTGCTCATGTCTCTGATAAAGATTGTGGAGGACAATAAGCTGTGGATGCATGACCAGATGAGGGATCTTGGACGGAAAATTGTTTATCAGGAAAACAACTTTGAACCGAGAAAGCGCAGTAGGTTGTGGAATCATCGCGAGTCTCTTTCCATGCTAGACGGAAAGAAG GGATCGGAATTGGTTCAAGCCCTCTGTCTGAAGTTTGACAGTAGGAATCAGTACCATTTAACAAATGAAGAATTCGTCAGTCTATCTAATTTAAGGTTCCTCCAAATAAATGGCGTCCACCTATCTGGGAACTTTGAAAATCTCCTCTCCGAGTTAAGGTGGCTTTGCTGGCATTATAGCCCTCCAAGGTTTCATCCGACTAATTTTCACCCAAGAAATCTCATTGTTCTTGATCTTTCATGGAGCAAAATTACTGAAGATTGGGAGGGTTGGCACCATGTCAAG ATGGCGAACAATTTGAAAGTTATGAACCTCACTGGTTGCGTCAGCTTGTTCAGGATTCCTGACTTTTCGGGCTTTATGGCTCTGGAAAGATTGATCCTTAAAGGCTGCGAAGGTCTAGTTGAAATTAATGCTTCACCAGATGATCTAAGACATCTGAATTCGCTAGATATTCAGGATTGCTGTCGCATCCGGAAATTGCCTGATAACCTGTGTTTTATGGAATCCCTAAGGGAACTTCTTGTTGACGGAACCTCCATACAAGAAATTTCCATCCCACCCGGATGTTTAAAGAAGCTTGAAACTCTCAGTGCACGCAACTGTAAATCACTGGTTCAAGTGAGCAGCTCGATTGGCTATTTAGAGTCTCTCTCGCACCTTGCATTGGATAATTCAAGGATCACATGTCTTCCTGACTCAACTGGAGAGCTCATCAAACTCGAGCGGTTATCTTTAAGGGGTTGCAGATCAATAAGCAAGCTTCCCTTCTCTATCGGGCAGCTCGGATCCTTGGTGTTTCTGGACCTCTCAGGCACCGGATTCACAGAACTGCCCATCTcaattgaaaatatgaaaaatttgaaagtCCTGTCACTGGAGGGAAGTTGCATAAAGCAGCTACCACCCGTTATCGGCATGCTGGAGAAACTAGAAGAAATACATGCCAGAAGTTGTAGTGACTTGGAGGGGGAAATTCCCTGTGAAATTG GTGAGTTCTCACTCGATGGAGGAGATCCCAGATCTTGTGGACCTGAATGA
- the LOC116203854 gene encoding uncharacterized protein LOC116203854 yields MSISLFAPKTPYPCPQLPSTATASKPLQLPSPALQPQTLHCPPTFLRRPIATRHVAALCARKASQGMKEQKWTHEGVIVESLPNGMFRVRLDNEDVILGYISGKIRKNFIRMLPGDKVKIEVSRYDSTRGRIIYRLRNKDSGD; encoded by the coding sequence ATGTCTATCTCTCTCTTCGCACCCAAAACGCCCTACCCATGTCCTCAGCTACCCTCCACCGCCACCGCCTCCAAGCCCCTCCAGCTCCCTTCTCCGGCCCTTCAGCCCCAGACCCTCCACTGCCCGCCCACCTTCCTCCGCCGGCCCATAGCCACCCGCCACGTGGCGGCCCTCTGCGCCAGGAAGGCCTCGCAGGGGATGAAGGAGCAGAAGTGGACCCACGAGGGCGTCATCGTCGAGTCCCTCCCCAACGGCATGTTCCGGGTCCGCCTGGACAACGAGGACGTCATCCTCGGCTACATCTCCGGCAAGATTAGGAAGAACTTCATCAGGATGCTGCCCGGCGACAAGGTCAAGATCGAGGTCAGCCGCTACGACTCCACCCGCGGCCGCATCATCTACCGCCTCCGTAACAAGGATTCCGGTGACTAA